A section of the Paenibacillus odorifer genome encodes:
- a CDS encoding DUF2399 domain-containing protein, producing the protein MQDKWQLIEIFRRSIGFGRLFDLYRKKFESYGAFGTVKMLPTREEDKALRGFLGVRYKGPRFPAIDFEKAVIEAGYSISLIELLELYYGCRLLTKREQKELKVSAWENLFVRVEQDFIMRFNVSDSDKEYFFQKTFRWCERLKAGDVKGHRILSIAFDKGANVDSELFTCISALWHLLMRKDEMFKACGISTGKIRLPMFAAYVTEDSHAFDKTNVIGRLLWSALDDISSQSLMLSENVNSHLTVIPEYLLERQIYRHFDILDDDLSSISHVFVPHLVNGISPRTLNLREIEEMKQLPQYSSMYIIENPSVISYLVDETIHFLNLNKFTLEQLPSNFPALLCTIGQARTASKVFIEKCLTANPNCVIYYSGDLDVPGIQMMNNMKEQFSAEFYAWRMDASIYRKYVASKSKALSDADLKILQEKDSGLEKEMVQIKAKVYQELFGKELRGDWIKEVSAVFSVNQFDK; encoded by the coding sequence ATGCAGGATAAGTGGCAACTAATCGAGATTTTTCGGCGTAGCATCGGTTTCGGCCGCCTCTTCGATTTGTATCGTAAGAAGTTTGAAAGCTATGGAGCATTCGGAACTGTTAAAATGCTGCCCACTAGAGAAGAGGACAAAGCACTAAGGGGATTTCTTGGCGTTAGATACAAGGGACCTCGTTTTCCTGCAATAGATTTTGAAAAAGCGGTCATAGAAGCAGGTTACTCTATTTCTCTAATTGAGTTGTTAGAGCTCTATTATGGCTGTCGATTACTTACTAAGCGTGAACAAAAGGAACTAAAGGTTTCAGCATGGGAGAACCTTTTTGTACGCGTAGAACAAGACTTTATTATGCGATTCAATGTTTCTGATTCTGATAAAGAATATTTTTTCCAGAAGACATTTAGATGGTGTGAAAGATTAAAAGCGGGGGACGTCAAAGGTCATAGGATTTTGAGTATTGCTTTTGACAAAGGCGCAAATGTTGATTCAGAATTATTCACCTGTATAAGCGCTCTATGGCATTTGCTCATGAGAAAGGATGAGATGTTTAAAGCTTGTGGAATATCTACTGGGAAAATTAGATTACCAATGTTTGCTGCTTATGTTACTGAAGATTCACATGCTTTTGATAAAACAAATGTAATAGGAAGATTATTATGGAGTGCCCTGGATGATATAAGTAGCCAAAGTCTAATGCTAAGCGAGAATGTTAATAGTCATTTGACAGTCATTCCAGAGTATTTGTTAGAGAGGCAAATTTATAGGCATTTTGACATTTTAGATGACGATCTTAGTTCAATTTCACATGTTTTTGTACCACATTTGGTTAATGGAATTTCTCCTCGAACATTAAATTTACGTGAAATTGAAGAGATGAAACAACTACCACAATACTCGTCAATGTATATTATTGAAAATCCGTCTGTCATTTCTTATCTGGTAGATGAAACAATCCATTTTCTTAATTTAAACAAATTTACTTTGGAGCAATTACCATCGAATTTTCCAGCTTTACTTTGCACTATAGGTCAGGCTAGAACCGCTTCTAAAGTATTTATAGAAAAGTGTCTTACAGCAAACCCAAACTGTGTTATTTATTATTCCGGGGATCTTGATGTCCCAGGCATTCAGATGATGAATAATATGAAAGAACAATTTTCAGCAGAGTTTTACGCTTGGCGCATGGATGCTTCTATATATCGAAAATATGTTGCATCTAAAAGTAAAGCTTTATCAGATGCAGACTTGAAAATCCTCCAAGAAAAAGATAGTGGTTTAGAGAAAGAGATGGTGCAGATTAAGGCAAAAGTTTATCAGGAATTGTTTGGTAAAGAATTGAGAGGTGATTGGATTAAAGAAGTATCTGCTGTGTTTTCTGTGAATCAGTTTGATAAATAA
- a CDS encoding AAA family ATPase, with the protein MFIKKLHIGKYKKLNGFEVEFKKVKNVKFNLSVLIGENGTAKTTILQAITNLLSDTKEKNKMIESYIEYEFIKDNQITEHMITTFDIGEQLPSNLIISSYTPIEKIYMLAKNSEIPRCPIIYSEMGFSKLKYIINKFVTENSVKTPKMNDIVDYIGYYPHQYLIEFSKSITSTSTMENGLLKGRYDDVSEKLLEHLDQNIEIESLLQKYEHNLEVYGRSKKLNNTLSRHIMKFQNLNRAFNDRSRLSKNQQERVFLEYVYILIKMKEFTNIYSEVINTYYKGETQKLVHSSKLVNYLNGQNEFYKDLEFLELFNKYPISDLWFNSVNDTPDTVPLSYWSSGELSLFLRLIEIAYSISENSLLLIDEPETNLHPKWINSYINILKSIIDVNCHIIIATHAPLIISDIPKESIILLKKEGSSVKQAQIEEKTIGLDYEEILKKIFDVNEKEDTTLESYEQEILKYIEDENINSAIELYDQLGDSPTKFNLFLKIKKTLIDKDE; encoded by the coding sequence ATGTTTATTAAGAAATTACATATTGGGAAATACAAAAAACTAAATGGTTTTGAGGTGGAATTTAAAAAAGTGAAAAATGTAAAGTTTAATTTGTCTGTTCTAATAGGTGAGAATGGAACTGCAAAAACGACAATCTTGCAGGCAATTACGAATCTATTATCTGACACCAAAGAAAAAAATAAAATGATTGAATCCTATATAGAATATGAATTTATCAAGGATAATCAAATAACAGAACATATGATAACAACTTTTGATATAGGTGAGCAGTTGCCAAGTAATCTTATCATCTCATCCTATACCCCAATTGAGAAAATCTATATGCTCGCCAAGAATTCGGAAATACCAAGGTGCCCAATTATTTATTCAGAAATGGGATTTAGCAAATTGAAATATATTATTAATAAATTCGTCACTGAAAATTCTGTGAAAACCCCGAAGATGAATGATATTGTAGACTATATTGGGTACTATCCTCACCAATACTTAATCGAATTTAGCAAGTCCATAACTTCCACATCTACTATGGAGAATGGTTTATTGAAGGGGCGATATGATGATGTCTCTGAGAAGTTATTAGAACATTTAGATCAAAATATAGAGATAGAAAGTCTACTTCAAAAATATGAGCACAATCTCGAAGTTTATGGCAGATCAAAAAAATTGAATAACACACTATCACGGCACATAATGAAATTTCAAAATCTTAATAGAGCTTTTAATGACAGATCTAGACTTTCAAAGAATCAACAAGAGCGTGTATTTTTAGAATATGTATACATATTAATTAAAATGAAAGAATTTACAAACATCTACTCTGAGGTTATAAATACATACTATAAAGGTGAGACCCAAAAACTTGTACACTCATCAAAATTAGTGAATTATTTAAATGGGCAAAACGAATTTTATAAAGACCTAGAGTTCTTAGAGCTGTTCAATAAGTATCCTATTTCTGACTTGTGGTTTAATTCGGTGAATGATACTCCTGATACTGTACCTTTATCTTACTGGAGTTCCGGTGAATTAAGTTTGTTCTTAAGACTTATTGAAATCGCGTACTCGATTTCAGAAAACTCACTATTATTAATCGACGAACCAGAAACAAATTTACATCCAAAATGGATAAATAGTTATATTAACATTTTAAAATCAATAATCGATGTTAATTGTCACATAATAATTGCTACACATGCTCCATTAATCATTTCAGATATACCAAAAGAAAGTATCATTTTACTAAAAAAAGAAGGTTCGTCTGTCAAACAGGCCCAAATAGAAGAGAAGACTATAGGTCTCGATTATGAAGAAATTTTGAAAAAAATATTTGACGTTAACGAAAAGGAAGATACTACTTTGGAAAGCTATGAACAGGAAATTCTAAAATACATTGAAGATGAGAATATTAATTCAGCTATTGA